From one Falco biarmicus isolate bFalBia1 unplaced genomic scaffold, bFalBia1.pri scaffold_27, whole genome shotgun sequence genomic stretch:
- the LOC130143383 gene encoding olfactory receptor 14C36-like — MSNSSSITQFLLLALADTRELQLLHFWLSLGIYLASLMANGLIITAVVCDHHLHTPMYFFLLNLSLLDLGSISTTLPKAMANSLWDTRDISYSGCAAQLFLIVFFLSAECSLLTVMAYDRYVAICQPLHYGTLLGSRACVHMAAAAWASGFLNSLLQTANTFSLPLCQGNALGQFFCEIPQILKLSCSHTYLREVGLIVSSVLVVFGCFIFIILSYMQIFRAVLRIPSEQGRHKAFSTCLPHLAVVSLFLSTAMFAHLKPPSISSPSLDLVVAVLYSVVPPALNPLIYSMRNQELKGAMCKMITGCSEGIKL; from the coding sequence atgtccaacagcagctccatcacccagttcctcctcctggcattggcagacacgcgggagctgcagctcttgcacttctggctctccctgggcatctacctggccTCCCTCATGGCCAACGGACTCATCATCACTGCTGTAGTATGTGACCACCACCtgcacacccccatgtacttcttcctcctcaacctctccctcctcgacctgggctccatctccaccactctccccaaagccatggccaactccctctgggacaccagggacatctcctactcaggatgtgctgcacagctcttcctgattgtctttttcctttcagcagagtgttctctcctcaccgtcatggcctatgaccgctacgtggccatctgccagcccctgcactacgggaccctgctgggcagcagagcttgtgtccacatggcagcagctgcctgggccagtgggtttctcAACTCCCTCCTACAGACagcaaatactttttcactgccactctgccaaggcaatgccctgggacagttcttctgtgaaatcccacagatcctcaagctctcctgctcacacacctacctcagggaagtggggcttatTGTGTCTAGTGTCTTAGTAGTGTTTgggtgtttcattttcattattctgtcttacatgcagatcttcagggctgtgctgaggatcccctctgagcagggacggcacaaagccttttccacgtgcctccctcacctggccgtggtctccctctttctcagcactgccatGTTTGCCCACCTGAagcccccctccatctcctccccatccctggacctGGTGGTGGCAGTTCTGTACTcggtggtgcctccagcactgaaccccctcatctacagcatgaggaaccaggagctgaagggtgCAATGTGCAAAATGATAACTGGATGTtctgaaggaataaaattatga